One genomic segment of Sanyastnella coralliicola includes these proteins:
- a CDS encoding BamA/TamA family outer membrane protein yields the protein MRRILLFLVLALPLISSGQSDPEARKNTFFPIPVAFWTPETRIGVGAALIYNFYLDKSDTISPPSQLQGGFAITQERQQLYYLPYKLWWGERQNYAFGEVGYYKYNYFFYGVGNDDANAEERYGVDFTRIRVNYLRQVLKTNRGGWSLGARAWIEDWTFTEFEDEGALASGRINGAEGGLTIDPGFIIFGDYRDNVYNPSRGSYLELVTQHSTGDFRFHRYRVDARVYNKIAKPVLWANQVFVDVTTGDTPFYMMTMLGGTKRMRGYYEGRFRDKSGVLYQTELRAKIWRRWGAVAFFSAGIVDRNPNYWSIANLRNAGGAGIRFLLDPEKNINVRFDVAAGPGSTQFYFTVGEAF from the coding sequence TTGCGCCGAATTCTACTTTTTCTTGTCCTGGCTCTGCCTTTGATTTCTTCTGGTCAGTCTGATCCAGAGGCGAGAAAGAACACCTTCTTCCCCATCCCAGTGGCGTTTTGGACGCCTGAAACCAGAATTGGTGTGGGAGCCGCGCTCATTTACAACTTTTACCTCGACAAGTCAGACACCATCTCCCCTCCTAGCCAACTGCAAGGTGGTTTTGCCATTACTCAAGAACGACAACAGTTGTATTATTTACCCTACAAACTTTGGTGGGGTGAGCGGCAGAATTACGCCTTTGGAGAAGTTGGTTATTACAAGTACAACTACTTCTTCTACGGTGTAGGTAATGATGACGCTAACGCGGAAGAGCGATACGGAGTTGATTTCACAAGAATTCGAGTGAACTACTTAAGGCAAGTGCTGAAAACGAATCGCGGCGGATGGAGCTTAGGTGCACGTGCCTGGATTGAAGACTGGACCTTCACTGAATTTGAAGACGAAGGAGCGCTGGCTTCAGGGAGAATTAACGGAGCTGAAGGAGGTCTGACCATTGACCCGGGCTTTATCATCTTCGGAGACTATCGTGACAACGTTTACAACCCTAGTCGTGGTAGTTACCTCGAGCTTGTCACCCAACATAGCACCGGAGACTTTCGATTTCATCGATACCGTGTAGATGCGCGTGTCTATAACAAGATCGCGAAACCCGTTCTCTGGGCAAATCAAGTCTTTGTGGATGTAACCACTGGAGACACTCCCTTCTACATGATGACTATGCTCGGTGGCACAAAACGTATGCGAGGGTATTACGAAGGACGTTTTCGAGATAAGTCAGGTGTGCTCTATCAAACAGAGTTAAGAGCCAAGATTTGGCGAAGATGGGGAGCAGTAGCTTTCTTTTCTGCCGGAATTGTCGATCGTAATCCGAACTATTGGTCAATCGCCAATTTGAGAAATGCAGGCGGAGCTGGAATACGATTCCTACTTGACCCTGAAAAGAACATCAACGTGCGATTTGACGTGGCTGCAGGTCCAGGAAGCACACAATTCTACTTCACTGTAGGCGAAGCCTTTTAA
- a CDS encoding GEVED domain-containing protein yields the protein MNTTLIRWKQSAMIAFLSLMGLFAFTSNLTAQYCESDGGDGYPNIESITFGDIYNYSGDNDGYGDFTDLSTDLEVDSYNDIVLNPGGPWWIRFRWTAWIDYDQNGTFDEDELVVHQSGYGNEYASIYVPEDALGGETRLRISMDAYHFQGPCAHFNYGEVEDYTVNINGGCEAFAGTLTAVESMVCSNGMNTISATANGDAMIPEGYSSVFVLTQGEGLVIVNAGAEPSFEVAEPGLYTIHTLVYDAETLDLGIVELGVTTGFDVFGLIAPGGGSICADLDVAGAPIMVQNPDAGTLSGGGEACAAGGAAALTATPNGDANVPSGYSTVYVLTQGDGLTIINAGAEPSFDVTEAGNYTIHTLVYNPETLDLGIVELGVTTGFDVNGLLVQGGGAICASLDVPGAAFNVVAPSAGTLTAVESMVCSNGMNTISAIANGDAMIPEGYSSVFVLTQGEGLVIVNAGAEPSFEVAEPGLYTIHTLVYDAETLDLGIVELGVTTGFDVFGLIAPGGGSICADLDVAGAPIMVQNPDAGTLSGGDEACAAGGAATLTATPNGDANVPSGYSTVYVLTQGDGLTIINAGAEPSFEVTEAGNYTIHTLVYNPETLDLGIVELGVTTGFDVNGLLVQGGGAICASLDVPGAAFNVVAPSAGTLTAVESMVCSNGMNTISATANGDAMIPEGYSSVFVLTQGEGLVIVNAGAEPSFEVTEPGLYTIHTLVYDAETLDLGIVELGVTTGFDVFGLIAPGGGSVCADLDVAGAPIMVQNPDAGTLSGGGEACLAGGSAALSATPNGDANVPSGYSTVYVLTQGDGLTIINAGAEPSFEVTEAGNYTIHTLVYNPETLDLGIVETGVTTGFDVNGLLVQGGGAICASLDVPGAAFSVVECACVADAGSLVADASTVCSSGVTTISASTDQMPFIPEGYAQVYVLTQGDGLVIVNAGAEPSFEVEGGGLYTIHSLVFDPTTLDLGIVELGVTTGFDVNGLLIQGGGEICASLDVAGAPVVIENPSAGTLYPENFLNCLSDEPTVLTAVADGDAIVPEGYELLYVLTNAYNLTILDVNSEPTFEVTQFGFYRIHTLVYNPETLNLGAVELGVTTGFDVNDLLTQGGGEVCGSLDVYGALLIAVDQWICDFLWQFFRGDVPTDPRVIEQIITEYDLQNGPADLFAINVYPNPTVGNITLQVDAASTTNAQLEIYDVTGRVVKSMQTLQFAEGSNSLELDLSQLETGNYVIRLITSNRALTTSFIKE from the coding sequence ATGAACACTACGCTTATTCGCTGGAAGCAAAGCGCAATGATCGCTTTCCTTTCATTGATGGGGCTTTTCGCATTCACTTCGAACCTGACGGCACAATACTGTGAATCAGACGGAGGCGACGGCTACCCGAACATCGAATCAATCACATTCGGTGATATCTACAACTATTCAGGTGATAACGATGGCTACGGTGACTTCACTGACCTAAGTACCGATCTTGAAGTAGATTCTTACAACGACATTGTACTCAACCCCGGAGGTCCTTGGTGGATCCGCTTCCGTTGGACAGCTTGGATCGATTATGATCAGAATGGTACGTTCGACGAGGATGAGCTGGTGGTTCACCAATCAGGTTATGGAAATGAGTATGCCTCTATATACGTACCAGAAGACGCACTAGGCGGAGAAACGCGTCTGCGCATCTCCATGGATGCCTACCACTTTCAAGGACCTTGTGCTCACTTCAACTATGGAGAAGTTGAAGATTACACAGTTAACATCAACGGAGGCTGTGAGGCATTCGCAGGAACCTTGACCGCAGTTGAGTCTATGGTATGCTCAAACGGCATGAATACCATCTCAGCAACAGCCAATGGTGATGCGATGATTCCTGAAGGGTACTCTTCCGTATTTGTCCTCACTCAAGGTGAAGGACTCGTTATCGTAAACGCTGGAGCAGAGCCTTCATTTGAAGTGGCTGAACCAGGACTATACACGATTCACACGCTAGTATACGATGCAGAGACGCTAGATCTCGGAATCGTTGAACTTGGCGTAACCACTGGATTCGATGTGTTTGGATTGATCGCTCCAGGAGGAGGGTCTATTTGTGCAGATCTTGACGTAGCGGGTGCACCAATCATGGTGCAGAACCCTGACGCCGGAACGTTGTCTGGTGGCGGTGAGGCTTGTGCAGCAGGCGGAGCGGCTGCATTGACCGCGACTCCAAACGGAGATGCGAATGTGCCTTCAGGCTACTCAACAGTATACGTGCTGACACAAGGCGATGGCCTGACAATCATTAACGCTGGCGCGGAACCTTCGTTCGATGTGACCGAAGCAGGAAACTACACCATCCACACTCTAGTTTACAACCCTGAGACGCTTGATCTCGGAATCGTTGAGCTAGGTGTAACAACAGGATTCGATGTAAACGGACTATTAGTTCAAGGTGGCGGAGCGATCTGTGCTTCACTTGACGTACCTGGTGCCGCATTCAATGTAGTAGCACCAAGCGCAGGAACTTTGACTGCAGTTGAGTCAATGGTGTGCTCAAACGGCATGAACACCATCTCAGCAATAGCCAATGGTGATGCGATGATTCCTGAAGGATACTCTTCCGTATTTGTCCTCACTCAAGGTGAAGGACTCGTTATCGTAAACGCTGGAGCAGAGCCTTCATTTGAAGTGGCTGAACCAGGACTATACACGATTCACACGCTAGTATACGATGCAGAGACGCTAGATCTCGGAATCGTTGAACTTGGCGTAACCACTGGATTCGATGTGTTTGGATTGATCGCTCCAGGAGGAGGGTCTATTTGTGCAGATCTTGACGTAGCTGGTGCACCAATCATGGTGCAGAACCCTGACGCCGGAACGTTGTCTGGTGGCGATGAGGCTTGTGCAGCAGGCGGAGCGGCTACATTGACCGCGACTCCAAACGGAGATGCGAATGTGCCTTCAGGCTACTCAACAGTATACGTGCTGACACAAGGCGATGGCCTGACAATCATTAACGCTGGCGCGGAACCTTCGTTCGAAGTGACCGAAGCAGGAAACTACACCATCCACACTCTAGTTTACAACCCTGAGACGCTTGATCTCGGAATCGTTGAGCTAGGTGTAACAACAGGATTCGACGTAAATGGACTATTAGTTCAAGGTGGCGGAGCGATCTGTGCTTCACTTGACGTACCTGGTGCCGCATTCAATGTAGTAGCACCAAGCGCAGGAACCTTGACTGCAGTTGAGTCTATGGTGTGCTCAAACGGCATGAACACCATCTCAGCAACAGCCAATGGTGATGCGATGATTCCTGAAGGGTACTCTTCAGTGTTTGTCCTTACTCAAGGTGAAGGACTCGTTATCGTAAACGCTGGAGCAGAGCCTTCATTCGAAGTGACTGAACCTGGACTATACACGATCCACACGCTAGTATACGATGCAGAGACGCTAGATCTCGGAATCGTTGAACTTGGCGTAACCACTGGATTCGATGTGTTTGGATTGATCGCTCCAGGAGGAGGGTCTGTCTGCGCAGATCTTGACGTAGCAGGAGCGCCGATCATGGTGCAGAACCCTGACGCCGGAACATTGTCTGGTGGCGGTGAAGCATGTTTGGCAGGTGGCTCAGCTGCGCTTTCAGCGACTCCAAATGGTGACGCGAACGTTCCTTCAGGCTACTCAACAGTTTACGTGTTGACACAAGGTGATGGTCTGACGATCATTAACGCTGGCGCGGAACCTTCGTTCGAAGTAACTGAAGCAGGAAACTACACGATCCACACTCTAGTTTACAATCCTGAGACACTTGATCTTGGAATCGTTGAGACAGGTGTAACTACTGGATTCGATGTGAACGGACTATTAGTTCAAGGCGGTGGAGCGATCTGTGCTTCACTTGACGTTCCAGGAGCTGCATTCTCAGTAGTAGAATGTGCATGTGTAGCAGATGCTGGAAGCTTGGTTGCTGATGCTTCAACGGTATGTTCAAGTGGAGTAACCACAATTAGCGCTTCAACAGATCAGATGCCGTTTATCCCAGAAGGATACGCACAAGTGTATGTATTGACTCAGGGAGACGGACTCGTCATTGTGAATGCAGGTGCTGAACCATCATTCGAAGTAGAAGGCGGTGGACTGTACACTATCCACTCATTGGTGTTTGATCCGACAACGCTTGACCTTGGAATCGTTGAACTAGGAGTAACCACTGGTTTTGATGTGAACGGACTGCTCATCCAAGGAGGTGGAGAGATCTGCGCTTCACTTGACGTAGCTGGTGCACCAGTTGTCATTGAAAACCCAAGTGCAGGAACGCTTTACCCAGAAAACTTCTTGAACTGTTTGAGCGATGAACCAACTGTGCTTACAGCAGTAGCTGATGGCGACGCGATTGTTCCCGAAGGATACGAATTGCTATATGTGTTGACAAACGCATACAACTTGACCATCCTAGACGTGAATTCAGAACCAACGTTCGAGGTGACACAGTTCGGATTCTACCGAATCCACACTCTTGTGTATAACCCAGAAACGCTGAACCTAGGAGCTGTTGAACTCGGAGTAACAACAGGTTTTGATGTCAACGACTTACTCACCCAAGGTGGAGGAGAGGTTTGTGGTTCTCTTGATGTGTACGGAGCGCTGTTGATTGCGGTTGATCAGTGGATCTGCGACTTCCTATGGCAGTTCTTCCGTGGAGATGTTCCAACTGACCCACGTGTGATCGAGCAAATCATCACGGAATACGACTTACAGAATGGACCGGCAGACCTGTTTGCAATCAACGTATATCCGAACCCAACGGTAGGTAACATCACGCTTCAAGTGGATGCAGCCTCAACGACAAACGCTCAGCTGGAGATCTATGATGTCACTGGACGAGTAGTAAAATCGATGCAAACGCTTCAGTTCGCTGAAGGTTCGAATAGCTTAGAGCTAGACCTGTCTCAACTAGAGACTGGAAACTATGTGATCCGTTTGATCACTTCTAACAGAGCCCTGACAACTTCCTTTATTAAGGAATAG
- a CDS encoding DUF7619 domain-containing protein: MKKLLTLLAVLGAFCAEAQLNQVVIEPYTFTNPLSVQPPGTTTYRVYAEMGSATDIVTAVFAIEDCHPLDVSTTTEFYNDNFGGINPTGINPAFYAVFPFIEADSWVTIGVDDTIDPGAADIGQASTIPADPFTSSMNTPSGGNLIMDDGAWFALQTSPAALPSGLLNRVLLGQFTTDGALSFNLNLQAFLGGDLVNGRVDYVHSFPCDDGGVLTGFEQVEPSLSQVYGVLACGDPEACNYNESDDNSSCCYDCTCTDPNATNYGGDVGCDNVSVCTYSISGSLDEFFQDVPLGNQEVVLSPLGLTTTTDVNGEFEFTDLPYGFYEIEFTNSFIEDGFLSDISSGLTVLLNNNYELQYFFELDPGCDDPEACNYVAGSANDLWCCYNCICTDPLASNYGGNDGCDNPSVCNYDLHANFLNINDLQGIEGLSVTLEPLGIEASTDASGAVTFENIPYGLYNLDVQPALVMQYFVIGESSPLQFVVSNNTLDGLNYYFDFQFGCANPLACNYQEGNIVDDGSCSFDCGCLDQNACNYAEDPETIVDCIYPSCTNPLACNYDSNGLCYNDEFCDFTGKLYVQVFQDIDNDGAFDGGFDDGGLFWSLEPTLINVQVTIEELGWQGFTNEDGHIQFTDLPYGTYTITVNPDPGWETDTYSYIVNISDCTENEIFFALDWQGDESFWFNGPCCIWLQDIHCDDGFDPGIWVMNSGGVPLSGVVTASFSPLLQAVPMGGGAVDPTTINPGEVVWEFNNQQPGQDELYQCHIIGPGVDYIGVTFPIDLNIVLFNDEGIEYYNNTWTLYPEVVCAYDPNDKYTEFEGYTEEHHFILPEDEMEYRIRFQNTGNFPAGDVIIRDTLDIEHLDLDTFYPAFGSHDFTTCIKPDGAIEFNFADIQLPDSTCCEEESHGYVVYRIKPREDVEPGDVINNTAYIFFDGNPPIVTNTTWHTIYECTDELAAYELASDTQCQDQLIQFNSTGQYIEDYYWSQDGQTDGVESTYFIMPEEPGDINIGLMAVNPLCEAEYSSVITIHPTPAIDAGLDQTVCPEEPVTFLATGDGDLQWDGQDMGASLDIIASAESEYNVTATTEFGCVATDQVSLFLHPEPVASFMANGNLLTYDGDAGINYQWYLNNEMIDGATSETYEVLEDGNYAVEVTNEFGCSDISDEDFIVYSGIEESDLWNIQVYPNPNDGMLHISMEQQGSFNLQIIDNSGNLVHQQAFQTTKLDVNTSKLASGIYTLRICHEDGSVCLNRRITMR; the protein is encoded by the coding sequence ATGAAAAAGCTGCTAACCCTATTGGCTGTGCTTGGTGCGTTCTGTGCTGAAGCTCAGTTAAACCAGGTGGTGATTGAGCCATATACCTTTACCAACCCGCTTTCGGTTCAACCTCCAGGAACAACAACTTATCGTGTATACGCTGAAATGGGTTCAGCCACAGATATCGTAACAGCTGTTTTCGCTATTGAAGACTGCCACCCTTTGGATGTATCGACTACAACTGAATTCTATAATGATAATTTTGGCGGTATTAACCCCACCGGAATCAACCCTGCTTTTTATGCGGTTTTTCCTTTCATAGAGGCTGACTCCTGGGTAACGATTGGTGTAGATGACACCATAGATCCTGGTGCAGCTGATATCGGACAAGCTTCGACCATTCCAGCTGATCCTTTTACGAGCTCTATGAACACTCCATCAGGAGGGAATTTAATTATGGATGATGGAGCGTGGTTCGCACTTCAAACCTCTCCTGCTGCCTTGCCATCAGGTCTGCTAAATCGTGTGTTATTGGGGCAATTCACAACGGATGGCGCACTCTCATTCAATCTAAATCTTCAGGCTTTCTTAGGTGGAGATTTGGTAAACGGACGAGTTGACTACGTGCACTCCTTTCCATGCGATGATGGCGGGGTGTTAACAGGGTTTGAGCAAGTGGAACCATCCTTAAGTCAAGTTTACGGCGTATTGGCCTGCGGAGACCCTGAAGCATGTAATTATAACGAAAGCGATGACAACTCAAGTTGTTGTTATGACTGTACATGTACCGACCCGAATGCCACCAACTATGGTGGTGATGTTGGATGTGACAACGTTAGTGTTTGTACTTATTCGATTTCGGGTTCTCTCGATGAGTTCTTTCAGGATGTGCCGCTAGGAAATCAAGAGGTTGTGTTGTCTCCTCTTGGTTTGACAACTACCACGGACGTGAACGGTGAATTTGAATTTACTGACCTGCCATATGGATTCTATGAAATCGAATTCACGAATAGCTTCATCGAAGACGGATTTCTTTCTGATATATCTTCAGGTTTAACCGTGTTATTAAACAACAATTACGAGCTTCAGTACTTCTTCGAACTAGATCCTGGTTGCGATGATCCAGAAGCGTGTAATTATGTTGCGGGATCTGCGAATGATTTATGGTGCTGCTACAACTGCATTTGTACAGACCCCTTAGCATCCAACTATGGCGGAAATGATGGCTGTGACAATCCATCTGTCTGTAATTATGATTTACACGCAAACTTCCTGAACATTAACGACCTCCAAGGAATAGAGGGATTGTCAGTTACGTTGGAGCCTTTGGGGATAGAAGCATCAACAGATGCTAGTGGTGCTGTGACTTTTGAAAACATCCCATACGGCTTATACAACTTGGATGTGCAACCTGCTCTGGTCATGCAATACTTTGTTATTGGAGAGTCGAGCCCCCTTCAATTCGTGGTTTCGAATAACACACTTGATGGGCTCAATTACTACTTCGACTTTCAATTTGGGTGTGCAAACCCTCTTGCCTGCAACTACCAAGAAGGCAATATAGTTGACGATGGCAGTTGCTCATTTGATTGTGGGTGTCTAGATCAAAACGCCTGCAATTATGCAGAAGACCCCGAGACCATTGTAGACTGCATATATCCGAGCTGCACCAATCCGCTTGCATGTAATTATGATTCCAATGGATTATGCTACAATGATGAGTTTTGCGACTTCACCGGGAAGCTTTACGTTCAAGTCTTCCAAGACATTGACAACGATGGGGCTTTTGATGGTGGTTTTGATGATGGGGGCTTGTTCTGGAGCCTAGAACCGACACTGATCAATGTACAAGTAACCATTGAAGAACTCGGTTGGCAAGGCTTTACCAATGAAGATGGTCACATCCAATTCACTGATCTTCCATACGGTACCTATACCATTACAGTAAACCCTGACCCGGGATGGGAAACGGACACCTATAGCTACATAGTAAACATTTCAGACTGCACAGAAAATGAGATCTTCTTTGCGCTTGACTGGCAAGGTGACGAAAGCTTCTGGTTTAACGGCCCATGTTGTATTTGGCTTCAAGACATTCATTGTGATGATGGATTTGATCCAGGTATTTGGGTAATGAATTCAGGTGGTGTGCCGCTCAGTGGTGTAGTAACAGCTTCGTTTTCTCCGCTACTACAGGCAGTTCCGATGGGTGGTGGTGCTGTAGACCCAACGACGATTAACCCTGGAGAAGTGGTCTGGGAGTTTAACAATCAACAACCAGGGCAAGACGAACTCTATCAATGCCATATCATCGGACCTGGAGTTGATTACATTGGCGTGACCTTCCCGATTGACCTGAACATTGTCTTATTCAATGACGAAGGCATTGAATACTACAACAACACCTGGACACTCTACCCAGAAGTTGTTTGTGCATATGACCCGAATGATAAGTACACGGAGTTTGAAGGGTACACTGAAGAACACCACTTCATCCTTCCAGAAGACGAGATGGAATACCGTATTCGTTTCCAGAACACAGGAAACTTTCCAGCAGGTGATGTGATCATTCGGGATACGCTCGACATTGAGCACCTTGATCTAGACACTTTCTACCCTGCGTTCGGATCGCATGATTTCACCACGTGCATTAAGCCAGATGGTGCCATCGAATTTAACTTCGCAGATATTCAGCTTCCTGATAGTACTTGTTGTGAAGAGGAAAGCCACGGATATGTGGTATATCGCATCAAACCTCGTGAAGACGTCGAGCCGGGAGATGTGATCAACAACACGGCCTACATTTTCTTTGATGGGAACCCACCTATCGTCACCAACACCACTTGGCATACGATCTATGAATGTACCGACGAACTCGCTGCCTATGAATTGGCTTCAGATACCCAATGTCAAGATCAATTGATTCAATTCAATAGTACCGGTCAATACATCGAAGATTATTACTGGTCTCAAGACGGTCAGACCGACGGTGTGGAGTCGACATATTTCATCATGCCTGAAGAACCAGGAGACATCAATATCGGATTGATGGCTGTGAATCCGCTCTGTGAGGCGGAGTATAGCTCAGTCATTACGATTCATCCTACACCTGCTATTGACGCAGGACTTGACCAAACTGTTTGTCCTGAAGAGCCTGTCACTTTCCTAGCGACTGGAGATGGTGATCTTCAATGGGATGGTCAAGATATGGGCGCTTCTCTAGATATTATCGCTAGCGCGGAATCGGAATACAATGTCACTGCTACCACTGAGTTTGGATGTGTAGCTACGGATCAGGTGTCCTTATTCCTTCATCCAGAACCGGTGGCATCATTTATGGCTAACGGAAACCTATTGACCTATGATGGAGATGCGGGCATCAACTATCAATGGTACTTGAACAACGAGATGATTGATGGTGCTACTTCAGAAACCTACGAGGTGCTAGAAGACGGTAATTACGCTGTTGAAGTCACCAATGAGTTCGGTTGTAGCGACATTTCAGATGAAGACTTCATCGTGTATTCAGGTATTGAAGAATCAGACCTATGGAACATCCAGGTCTACCCTAACCCGAACGATGGAATGCTCCATATCTCCATGGAACAACAAGGTAGCTTCAACCTACAGATTATAGACAACTCAGGTAACTTGGTACATCAACAGGCTTTCCAAACAACCAAGCTTGATGTCAACACAAGCAAGCTTGCTAGCGGAATCTACACATTGCGCATATGTCATGAAGATGGTTCAGTGTGTTTGAATCGCCGAATCACGATGAGATAA
- a CDS encoding DUF547 domain-containing protein has protein sequence MLRISALIFLGYIILGCGVGQVHSDSPPFRHDRWNSLVEKHVSEDGWVNYDGFIADSVLLNSYLDLVETHHPNQKWSITEQKAYWINAYNAFTVRLIIRNYPTESIKDLGGSLYKINTPWDIRFIMIEGQDYDLNNIEHDILRKQWDDPRIHFAINCASVSCPKLLNHSFSSDVLNVQLDQAARDFINDPSRNTITAERAELSRIFKWFKGDFTKEMELWEYINQFSVVKITADTKISFKEYDWNLNSQ, from the coding sequence ATGCTTAGAATCTCTGCGCTTATATTCCTTGGTTACATTATACTTGGCTGCGGTGTGGGTCAAGTTCATTCAGACTCCCCTCCCTTCCGTCATGACCGATGGAACAGCCTGGTAGAGAAGCACGTCTCCGAAGATGGATGGGTCAATTATGACGGGTTCATTGCAGATAGCGTCTTACTCAATTCCTACTTAGATCTAGTGGAAACCCACCACCCCAATCAGAAGTGGAGCATCACAGAGCAAAAAGCTTATTGGATTAACGCTTACAACGCATTTACCGTGCGATTAATCATTCGAAATTATCCCACGGAGAGCATTAAAGATTTGGGTGGTTCGCTATATAAGATCAATACCCCTTGGGATATCCGGTTTATTATGATCGAAGGACAAGACTATGATCTGAATAACATCGAGCACGATATTCTACGCAAACAATGGGATGACCCACGTATTCATTTCGCGATCAACTGCGCTAGCGTGAGCTGTCCGAAACTACTGAACCATTCATTTAGTAGCGATGTCTTGAACGTTCAGTTAGATCAAGCTGCACGTGATTTCATCAATGACCCTTCTCGTAATACGATAACCGCTGAACGTGCTGAGCTGAGCCGAATTTTTAAGTGGTTCAAAGGCGACTTCACTAAAGAAATGGAGCTCTGGGAGTACATTAATCAGTTCAGCGTGGTTAAGATCACAGCTGATACAAAGATCTCATTCAAGGAGTACGACTGGAACTTGAATAGTCAATAA